DNA sequence from the Daphnia carinata strain CSIRO-1 chromosome 8, CSIRO_AGI_Dcar_HiC_V3, whole genome shotgun sequence genome:
TGAACTGCCCCTGCTCCTGTCGCTGGCTGATGGCCGAACGCGCCGGCCAAAGAACTCTCGCCCAACTTCTCCAACAAGCCGATTTGATGGCGGCCGAGATCGGGCGGGCAAAGATCGCCGTCGACTGGCGAGCCGGCCGGAATGACGTAGGGCGAGACTCGCGACGGGAAGGGTGGCGCCGGGTGCGGCTGCTGCGGCGGCGGCGGAGGTGGCGCCGTGAAAATGGCGGCGCCCAAATGACCACCATTGCCTCCTTCTGACCCATCGGACGAATGGCCGCTACTCGACATCAGTGCGGAATTCTCTTCGAAAAGCGGCTTCAACACCCCGCGATcgccctttttatttcaattttaaatgtaattGAATTGAGAGCAATGAGCAATGAGCAATGAGCAATGAGCAATGAGCAATGAGCAATGAGCAACGAGCAACGAGCAATGGGGAAACTTACGAGGATGAGATCGGCGGTGGCGTAATAATTCTCTGACGGCACGGCTGTAAACGACGTGGTCGTGCTGCTCATCGTGTTGGATTGGTCGGCCATTAAAAGCGTGTTGACGGCCGATAAGGGCGGACGAGGTAACGCCATGGCCGGCACAGCCACCCCGTAACTGGCCGTTCCacttgtcgtcgtcgtcgtcgtcgttgttgttgttgttgtcgttttATTCTTGGTGTTTGTGTAAAGTCCCTTCGAGTGTAGGCCCTTGGGCGTGAGGAGCAGCGGCTCCTTTTGGATGAGGCATCCGTACTCTGGATCGCTCGATGCGCAATAATTTAAAGGCCGGAATGCGGCCGATCGACTggcgttgttgttgctgctgtacTTGACGCTGATTGGCTGCTGcgtctgctgttgttgttgttgatagGGCTCGTGGTAGAAAGAGGATGTGTCGCTGTCCGACTCGCCGGCCGCCATCGAAATGACGGGCCCGTAAAATCCGTCGCGAGCCGATGGCGCCAAATTCGATTTGTGGCTCAATTGTTTCAAACTCAAGAGCGTCATGCGCTGCTTGGTGTCGTTCAGGCCTCTCGGCGTCAACGACAACTTGTTCAATCCGTCGCCATTGGCGgtaccaccaccaccaccaccacagCCACCGCCTCCGCTACCGCCGGGCAGCATGGCCGCCACTTGTTTGCCGTGCCGGTTTTTGCGACGTCGCAAATAAACGACAAGGCCGGTGCCCAGCAATAAAACGACGATCGACAAGACGCCGCCCACCAGACCGATATAGGCCGTCCTCTGATCTTCGGCTACCGTCGAAATGCCCTCCTCGAAACCGTCGTCCAGCTCGACGTCGGCGTCTTGGTCGACGATGGCGATGTCGGGCCCTTGTTCGAGCGACGGATCCACCACGTCGCCTCGCTCCGTCTGCGATCGATCGGCGTCGTTTTCCAGCGGCATTGCGTCGTCGACGTCTTGCACGGCGCTGATGTTTGCGCTGTCGGACGACTGGAACGTCACCTCGCTCATTAAAAGCCATCGACTGTTGAAGTCCAGTTGCAATTGGACGTAGCGGCCGACGCGCCTCTTCAGGTCGATGGTCACGTTGCCAATGGCTGACGTCGAGGCGTCGAGCCAAGGCCGGATCGGTTTGCCCAGCACGTTGTCCTTGTCCAGGCCGAAGTGGACGAGACAGGCGGTCAATCCGGTGCCGTTGGTCGCTGTCGGTTCTCTCGCTAAATGCAGCGTGACGCTCGTGAATTCTCTCGGCGAGTGGAATTCGAACAAGAGTTGCACTCTGCCATTGGCTGCCGACGATCCATTATTCATCCAGCCCACCCAGCTGGAGCCTATTGTCGCAACGggccaaaaaacaaacgaaacactGTCAGCGTGCTGCGTTATTTTCTAcacattcatttttcttgttcttgttcttgttcttgttcttATTGTTGAATACTCTCATTTGATATTCTCAACGCCCACCTTATCCATTCAAAATctcccatttgtttttctcaaagCTTTTGCccactttttatttttttttttaagaaagaaagaaagaatggaaggaaaagaaactgaCCGAAAAATGTTGCGTTGATGGATGTTCGATTGTCGGTGATGACTCCGTCGACCAGCTGGCCGAGTCCGGCCACTCCGTTGTCTCCGTCGTATGAAATGTCGTCCACATTCTCGGCCCAATCGACCAGATGTTGGCCACTCTTTGGCCACGTCGTGTACCCTATCAATCCACCTTCAggggacggggggggggggcaaaacatattttttgttttgtttttttaaatggatgGGCAAAAAGGGAAGAGGGGGGTGAGCGTACCTGTCCAGGGACAACCGTAGATCTCGACTCGCATGCACGTGGTGCGAGGGTGGTGACTGTAAGGCAGGAAACGCAGCCGATCGGCCACTAAAGGATGATCCAGTTGCTGGACGACGGCCAGCCACGGGTTGCTGTTGCCCGGCAAAATCTGGTGGGAATTGGCGTTCTTGTAGGTCACCCAGCGACCCAAACGGTGGCGCCAGTATTCGATGATGAAAGCTTCGGCGAATTCCTGTCCTTGCCCGTTACCGAAACGGCCCTGAGTTTCGCTGGCCGTGACTAAGTAAGGGCCGTGATTAGGCGGGAGGGCCACTTCGAGCCATTCGCGCACGTTGTGTTGGATGGCCGGACGGGGACACCAGGCGCCCCCTCCTTTCTCCACACGCACTCTGTTTCGTGtcaataacatttttatttgattttttgttttttgttttgtttttctttcattttcttgtgtgcacaatccattttcatgtttgatTTGCTCATTTGTTTAGAGCccatgtgttttctttttgtttgaaagaaaaagggcgttTACCTGGCGTGTTCGGGACCGACGCTACGCGCGTACGAAGATGAGGCGCTTATGTCCGAGTCTGGGATGCGTCCCGATTCCATTCCAAGTGCAGATCCCACGCACAtttctatccatttttttttttttttttttgaaattatttttttatttattttagatgtttaaagaaagaaatttgaatacgACGTTAGATGACAGGATTTTTCCCCCTTACCAGTAAGGGTGATGGGTTGGATGAAGAGCAAAGTGACACACATCACAATGACGACAGGCGACTTCATTCTTTACAGccagattttgttttcgttttcttttttccagttgGTGGGTGtggtctttcttttttttttttttcgtgttcaaCTTGATGAGTTTTCGTCCGCTGGCGACACACTTGAATATTAGCAGCAGCTTCCGGCCTCGTCCTAACGACCCGCCAtcgatttttctatttattttattttttttttcttcgaaagagaattttttcGTTAGTTTAACATAAGGACGACGTCATTTTTGTTCAGTGCGAATTCTAAAGGCAAAATTTTTGATGAGTTTGAGCGGctttagttgaaaaaaaaaaaaaaaacgtgttaaaaaaacaaaacaaggaggAAGAAATGCGatcctcttttcattttggtaCGAatgactcatttttttttttttatgacttgtttccctccttttggctttcgttttttttttttttcttttctaccaGCCCAATATTGTTCTGTCGTCGTTAAACAGTTTCCATGAATATTTTATCcacttttcctattttctctttcttttattatttcatttttgtttttttttttttttctgcgatAGACACCACACCGTTTCttcaaaagactttttttcttgattgtttttcgagaaaaattttatttttttcgtagcctgaaaaatcccccccccccccacgtcCACCAAAGTTGATGAAATATGCAAACTAGACCACTGAAATCGTCTTCTCCATCGAAACGTCATAACTTTTCTTCGCTTCTACTTCTTTCTCTACGACTCGTTTTTccaaacttttctttcttttcttgacagctgaaaaatgagaaatcaaaatgggaaaaaaagaaaaaaaagaaaaaaaaaagaaaaaaagtgtgaGGATATGGGAGCGCGGACGATCGTGATTATCATAGGTTGGGGAATTGGAATCGAATCTGACGGGGGCGCCCCGTTTGGCCAAGCAGGAATTTGATTTCGGGGGATGCGGCATGTGGCGACGACGTCTGCTCACTCAGTGCCGACACTTGATCAATGGTCGCCCCTTTGTAACCGACACCTTATGTACAACACATGCTCTTTTCCTTTCGTGTTGAACATAACgagcgaaaaaacaaaagcaaaacgaCCATTTAAAAACGATTGATGTAGGCCTTGCTCTCATGCCGCCCTCGTTATCGATTGTTTtgacatctttttcttttttttttcttttttttttaaatctttttttttttaacgtctaGAAATCGCATTTTTGTGTCTGTCTCTTTGTCAATGGCAAGCCGATCGATAGATTTCCATGTTTCAGAATGAGGCATTTCATTCGACTTGACCAGTTCGTTTGCTTGGCttctcgcctttttttttttcacaaaaaaaaaaaaaaaaaagaagggagagaTGGATCGAACGGACATCCCGCCGTCTAAGCCGGAAGAGcacacgacaaaaaaaaaagaaaaaaaaaaaaaaagaaaagttgttcTACTGGAAGTACTCCATCATTTTTGCTCTGTCTGTGTGTCTCCAATGTGATGTGCTCCGACACACGTAAATctaaaatatagaaaaaaaaaaaaaaaaaaaaaaaaaagccacacagAAAAAACGGGATTTTCTGTGGCTGCCACATTCGTAAACGACAGAGGCAAGTGCGTGAAACTAAAAACACTTGAATAACAATGGCGATTGTCTCGGCCATCGGACAACAGTCTGGTCTTCTCTTTAGAATCGAGAGATTTCTTGTTGTCATTGACTGAGAGCTAGTTAAGCGCCAATGTAACTCAATTtcattgtctttttctttctctttttctttgcgtgTCTTTTTGCAGTTGGACCGGCACAGTCAGATCGGGACACGGCCGAAGAGAGACAAAAGGAAACGCACTTGATCGTGTAGTGGGTCCAATTGGTCCAACCAACACTCGATGCATCACCATCCATCAACTCGTAAGCCTCACTTAAAAactgtttccttcttttctttctccgtgTCTATTGAATCGTTCGTTTCCTATTGAGATCGAAGCGCGCTTCATATTCCCCCTCACCTCTTTATTCATATCCATTTGATGAATAGCGCATCCGttgattgcttttttttttttttttttttttttttattatttgcctTTTTGCATCgatcaacgacaacaacaacaacaaaaaatagtcttacctttttctatttcttatCAAATGTCGACACTTTATTTGTTCCCCTTTCACCACACAACACAATGTCACGTCTACGACAGGGCAAATCCTTTTGTGATAGGACTGttagaaaagagagagagagagagggacgTGGTGCTCGTAGCGAGTCTGTAGCACAACTAAAGGCACTCGCTGAGTTGGCTGCCCGTTTTTGGGGTGGCCGGGGCCTTTGGCCGTCCCCCCCCCGCCCTGACACGATCCCATTGGTGGtgaaacacacgcacacacagcCTCCTATATACTCTGCTCGACACAAGGACTACCGTTCGTTTGgcttttgctttcttcatAACGTTGGAAATTGCTGGTTGCGAAAACGAGTTTCcgattcgtgtttttttttttttttttttttttttttttttaacaaattgtTGGtttggggaaagaaaaaaaaaaaaaaaaaaaaaagttgttcaaACAACTTGGATTTTTTATGAATTAAAATGTACGTGGCCAGCTCGTGCGCTGCTCCAcgtaaataaataagaaaaacaaaaaaaaaaaggaaaaggttttCATTCGCATTTTCGACGAGATGAAAgtcatttctttcattcaattttttttttttcctgtttttttttgttttttgtttttgttttggtttgtttcTATCCACATTCCCAGCGTGCCCCTCATTTTCGGGTTCACAAACGagactttttctttgtcgCAAGTGAAAGTtctcctccaaaaaaaaacagacattacgaattttttatttatttttttttcaaagcgagAAATGTGAAAGACTAGTCTTTTTATTTGCGTACTTATGTACAGTAAATCTGTCCAAAGCAGCTTggccgtgtgtgtgtacatcaCGATGATGTCGGCCATTGTTGTTTGCGCTAGTCTGCGCGTCCCTTGGCCGTTGGACGTAGCAAaagccctttttttatttgtccaAAGGCATTGGACTGAACATTTTAATCCCgacactctttttctttttactttttccgtATGATTATTTATTCCTCTTGGTCGTCTATTTGAACGCGGCCGACTTCAAAAGTCTGTCAAACAATTGCGCAATTGCGAGAcatctttcgttttgtttgtttttttttatatgttaatGGGTCTCTTTGTTTCTTGGCTCGTCAGCAAAGATGTTTTTAGTGCATCTTATTGCATTTGCCAGAgaatgttgtctttttttttcatatctaATGtgcacattttttattttttattttttgcattgatgtgaaaggggaggggggaggggggggggaaggtgAGACTATACCCCTCAGTTTGGTGATGGATTGCTCGGCTTTTCTGCTACGGCCGTAGGTagtcgttgtttgtttttgctgaTTGAGTCTCACCGATAAGCTTCTTGTGTGCGTCTGCGTATTATAAGGAGAGCCAGAGAGATAGAGAATGGGGAAACGAATATATAGAATTGTCTGATTGCCCAGGACAAGGTGTCTTGTTTGTCTTTGCCACAAGATATTCCACGAGCAGGGCTTCCTACATCGTCATATACTTTTTATTGATCGTATACTTTccctctttgttttcttttttctttttttttcttttttttctttttttttttttaatttgacgtgtcacaaacacacagacacctttttcttctgtgtttgctcgccatttttttcaaagaaaacaacaaaacagatGATGTAAAACAGCGTTCGTACAGAAAATAGACCGGATATCTGGCCGTCCGTTTAGCcggaacagttttttttttttttgttttcttcttcccttcttcttttccattcAAGTTttgaggaagaaaaagggtagAAAGAGTTTGAAacagataaaaataaaaaaaaaagaaacgtgtgCAAGACTGTAGCAGGAAAATGGAGAACGGGCTATAAATAGTAGCTGTCTTGCGGACGCTATCTCTCTCTTGTCCGCGTGTAATCGTGACAGTGATTTATTTTATCGATAGGCCAAGCAGACAGACAACACGCGGACAACGTCATCTTCATAAAAAACACATCCAGCTAatcctttgtgtgtgtgtgtgtgtttgtttttttttttcgttgttcttgaTGAATCATCTCAATCACGATTAGGATGCGAGACGTTTATTTGCCGATACGGGTGGGGCTGTATCTCGTTGTCGAATCATCTTGTCAAAATTGAATAACAAATCAATGGCTTTTGCGCTTGAGGACCAATTTGAATGGCGATACGTTTTGATTATAGGCTTTCGTATGTGTTTGTCAAAAGTCCAGTGACACGTGTGTTTCCATTCGGATGGTGCCCATCTGCACGAACTCCGCCCCATTTGCGGCGCGCGTTCGATTCGCGAAGGACAAACCGCACAACCGGAAATAGTTGGACGCTTcatccacaaaaaaaaagaaggtgtgGTCTTTGGGAATCACATTTCTccctattcttttctttttcaaaaccatcaaattattttttttttttttttttttttttttgttcccctccATCCTCATTTTAAAGCGCACGCGAatgaaaacgcaaaaaaaaaaaggagaaagggaAGGGGgcgtgaaaaaagaagttcgTATTTCACCAAACGCCAGATGCACGTCGCAATGATTTAATTATTAGGTGGCGTCTGCGTCGAATACAAGAAACCAGCACCTGCTGCCTCAAATATTGACTgacatttttatcttttctccccctttttttttttttttttttttttttttttttgattttcaaacacacagatacacacacaaacgaaaagaaaaggggggtgGGGTGGTAGAGAATTGTTTGACGGAACTGTGCTAAAATGAGTGGCCCGAACAACGGACATGTTTGACTGAAACTTATCAGTTCGGTGTCAAAGATTTCACTTTGCCTTACAAgacgttcttcttttgtttgacttGTCCTACCCCCGCAATCTCCTACCCCACTTGTTGTTATTTC
Encoded proteins:
- the LOC130700107 gene encoding discoidin domain-containing receptor 2-like; translated protein: MKSPVVIVMCVTLLFIQPITLTEMCVGSALGMESGRIPDSDISASSSYARSVGPEHARVRVEKGGGAWCPRPAIQHNVREWLEVALPPNHGPYLVTASETQGRFGNGQGQEFAEAFIIEYWRHRLGRWVTYKNANSHQILPGNSNPWLAVVQQLDHPLVADRLRFLPYSHHPRTTCMRVEIYGCPWTGGLIGYTTWPKSGQHLVDWAENVDDISYDGDNGVAGLGQLVDGVITDNRTSINATFFGSSWVGWMNNGSSAANGRVQLLFEFHSPREFTSVTLHLAREPTATNGTGLTACLVHFGLDKDNVLGKPIRPWLDASTSAIGNVTIDLKRRVGRYVQLQLDFNSRWLLMSEVTFQSSDSANISAVQDVDDAMPLENDADRSQTERGDVVDPSLEQGPDIAIVDQDADVELDDGFEEGISTVAEDQRTAYIGLVGGVLSIVVLLLGTGLVVYLRRRKNRHGKQVAAMLPGGSGGGGCGGGGGGTANGDGLNKLSLTPRGLNDTKQRMTLLSLKQLSHKSNLAPSARDGFYGPVISMAAGESDSDTSSFYHEPYQQQQQQTQQPISVKYSSNNNASRSAAFRPLNYCASSDPEYGCLIQKEPLLLTPKGLHSKGLYTNTKNKTTTTTTTTTTTTTSGTASYGVAVPAMALPRPPLSAVNTLLMADQSNTMSSTTTSFTAVPSENYYATADLILGDRGVLKPLFEENSALMSSSGHSSDGSEGGNGGHLGAAIFTAPPPPPPQQPHPAPPFPSRVSPYVIPAGSPVDGDLCPPDLGRHQIGLLEKLGESSLAGAFGHQPATGAGAVHTALHFAELIDASSFAGRKCVFLRLIRGACEDGELISRVKRLAVLRDPSIAKVVAMATHLSSGDDVTTVGLMTEYLEGGPLPIYLRQYRLGAADNFEPGVKTISLGGLVYMATQIASGMKYLESLGFVHRDLSARNCLVGKGFTVKISDVAVYRTLFARDYYYIDGRGSLPVRWMAPETLLWEEWSSQSDVWSFGITLWELTGLCQQRPWQSMGETLLLASVIQRYQANVSASSSSPETSLNSSTASSSVDHCPLLPSSATTLARPAHCPVELYRLMGQCWQQEPASRPTFHDIHAFLQRNNKHQQL